Sequence from the Zeugodacus cucurbitae isolate PBARC_wt_2022May chromosome 5, idZeuCucr1.2, whole genome shotgun sequence genome:
TTCAGGTACTATCTCAaccaagaaatttatttttaactccaTATTAAGCACAATTTGCTTTCCATTACAGGACGCTTGGTTGCTCAGCAATGGCTTTGTTGCAATGGAAGGACGCTTTATCTTGCCGAGTTTGGCCGCACGTGCGCCAAATGTTTGCGAGCAACATTTGTCATTGCTGTTGTACTGTTTTCTAGAGACTGGACTCTTAAATGCACTCGTCGAGGTGATCAGATCGAGCGACACGCATCTGTCGGTGCGTGCCACTGTGCTAGTTGGTATGTGCCGAATGTTTTCTAACTATATTTTGtgacattttattaatatattatttttgttgttgttcttgtaggtaaaattttgcatttaatgCATACACACTTACCGGCGGATATCTGTAGCACCAGCCCGGCACTACCGACACTCATTTCGCACGCAACTCAGGGTAATCAAAACGCCACCGCCGCAATATCAGCTTtacaaaattaccaaaaaatgcTACGCAATCGTCCTGCATCATGTAGTTTATTTTTGGATAGTATTATACAAGGGGGATGTGAgtatataactacatatgtaaaaaacgaTTTCCCTCATTACAAATATAACATTTCACTCCTCTCCCACCTTCCAGCCTTAATACAAACACGTCTGTTTCGTCGTGAAATCAACGCTCAGGATCATGCGCGTTCCTTTAGTGGCAATGCACTGCAATCGCCGCCGGTGACCGGCCAACTGGGTACACTTGGCATTGCCGCTGGCGGTGGGCTCATCACCGGTAATCGTCAGCGTCTCGACTCGGTCTCGTCGAGCGACGAGTCGAACACGCAATCATCCTCATCGCGTCGTGCGAGCTTCCGTTTCAAGCGAAAACTATTACCGTTCTTTGAAAACCAGCGTGTGTCTAAATTAATACGTGATTCTAATGTATTGTCTTCGCCGGACGATAGCGGTTGGGACTGGGACATCATTATTACTATATTGCGCGTAAGTTGTGCCACCAAGTTGTATAGCATCCGCATTTTAATGATGTCATATTCTTTTCTACAGTCAAACATTATGCGTAGAATCGACGATACGGTCAACAACTTCCTCAAATCACTCTTGGACTATTACAAACCCAGCAAAAATCGTTTTTCTCATCAAGACTTGGGCCAGCCTGGAAGAACAATGCCAGCGTTCGTTATTGCAGGCTTGGATTTCATTGATTGGCTGCTGGCCAATCCAATGGTATAACAAAgtgactttttaaataaatgtccattttTTTGGTTATTAAGTTGTAGAATTTATGTGTCTCATGTTTAACGACCTAACATCATTGTGAGTCATCTGAACTCAAAATCGTGACGAGAACTCTCCCAAGCCTAGTAAAATCGGGGTCAGCTCTGGTAACATCGGAGTCATCGAAATATCTAtagcttaaaaataataaaattttatatttcaataaatattattttatcgctttggatattaattataaaaaaaaaaaaaactgttatatAACTGTTtgttaaacaataaaaactatcaTTTTAACGAATTCACTTCTTTCCACCACAGATGGAGAGCATACGTATACTCACCGATTACTTTTCGGACATCAGCAAACAATTGCTGGCCGTGAGCACATCAAATCGTGCACACGACTGCCTCTTTAGTCCACAACACATGAGTAGTACAATGTGTCAGcagtattttttatacattggtCGCATGTGTCGCGCACATAACGGTATACGTATACTAACCGACACGGCTGTTTTTGAGCAGTAAGTAGCACTTCACTTTAGCACTGGgtgattttgtatattttgagaTATATATTAACAGTTTTCTTCTTTTAAATTGCAGCCTGATAAATTTGGTGCGCAATACGGACCATGTCTGCTATGTGAAACTAACTGTCTCCGCTCTAGATTACTCGTTAGAATCGGTGACACCGTTAGAATCGGTGACACGTAAAGTGTTGGAGAGGGCTTTAACTGCTGCCAAAGTGCGCAGTGGTCGCTTGTATGCGACACAATTTTTGACTGTGCTGCTGCGTGCGCGTCTGCACAACTTCGAAGTCTGGGGTATACCATTGATAATACAGCAAACAAAAGATCCCGATCGTAGTGTAGTGTTGGCGGCGTTAGATGTGCTTGAAGAGGCTTGTCACGAAAAGGTGCGTACCCATGCCAGTTTAGatgctaaaataataataatacaatttctcaatatttttagtattatcTCGAAGAGATTGTTAGCTTGTGGCCAGATCTAAAATCACTGGGCGATGGTGGACGCCTAATAATGGCGCGCTACTATTCACTGTCGCGTGGCTTGAATCGTTTGCAGGCGCGCATACAAGAAGAGATTGAGTACTGGAAGAACGGCTATAATAAGCGGTGAGCATGCGCCAAATGCCTACTCTGTTTAATAATGCAATACTCACCACTAACTCatgattttgtatttgtatttgtagttaTGTTCTGCTTGTCGAGGCTAATACACATTCCAGTTTAACATTGCACATACGCAATGAAGATGGACATTATAGTCGCCGTAATTGCAATACCCGACCAATTATAATTCCGCCAAATATTCCACCACACCTCTACGGCCAAATGGTACAAACGGCTCAAGGTACAACAGCGTTAAGAAAATATGGTGATTTGCCGCATTTGGTTGACGTGATTAGTCGCGGGAAATGCTCAGATGATGCAGAGTGTTTGGAATTGAAGTCGGCCATTTGGGCTGTTGGACACGCATCAACACACTCGAATGGAATTGAATATTTCGTAGAATCAGGATCGAGGTAAGTGGAACGGCAAATTATAGTTTTTGATTCGCCAAAAATTTTCTCTAATACAGAGtgcgtcatattttaatttcttagtaTAACAATAAAGTGAACATGATTGAAAATTCCAtttaatttcttcactttacaaCATATGaatcaatcaataaaaaaaatttcaagaccCTAGATACCGAAATTGAGGACATTAGTgtgtttgcttaattttttaccCCAAATATCTGAACATCTCCTTCCttgataataaatatacattataaagcCAAGCCTTAGCACTAGATCAAAAGGTACTAAGGCTATAGGTTGGCTTTCGTATATATCAGTCAATATTTAGATATTTCAGCAAATTTATCTTGGATATACCTTTCCCAAGCCCCATTACGTGTGTAACgattttctagtggactttatgtcaAATACATCTTAAAAATAAGTTCTCGTGTATAGATTTCCTCTTTTCTTGATATGGGGACAAAATCGGTCTAAAACTTTACCTAACTTCCATAACCCTAATACaatgaattttgttttgtttgtttgttttcatcCAATTTGTCTTTATTACATTCCAGAATCTATGAGAAATTGGTAATACTGGCAACTAAATGTGTTGTATACTCAATACGGGCCACTTGCTTTAATGTGTTGGGTTTGATCGGCGGTACAAACGATGGTGCTAATATACTCTACAAGCTAAGTAAGTACTTTTACAGTTGGTTATCaagtgtttaatttaatttctgaatTGCTCTTCACCCTGTTATACAGATTGGTTGAGTGTGCGACACGATCGCAACACAGATTGGCCAGTGCATCAGCCGGAAGATTGGATGTCGAATAACTACACGCCGGTGCGGCATCACTATGAAGACATGCCACCATACAATTACACCGGCATTGATGATCAAATCGATGGCTCATACACCGGTAGCTATTGGAATTTGCTCTTGAGCAGCAGCAGTACCACGGGTCATGATGGTGGCGCCGCTAGCGCTAGCTCCGAAGCGCCAGATGCGAACACCACAGCGGATAGCAGTAAAACATGCGATGATATTGCCATGGCGAAGCCACCGCAACCGCAACACCAACAGACGCTGCAGCAAACGGTTAGCGCCAAATCAAAAACTCTAccggaaagtacatacatgcgTCATGGCAAACATCAGCGCTCGTTGTCCGAATCGAAAACTACGGATGTGATTAGTCTTATAAGTGGCACTGCCATCGGCGCTATGGGTGTACCACATCCGGCGCATCGCATACGTTACAACTCGTGCACCGATTCGAATACATCGGGTGTGAGCAGTTGTGAGTCGGTGACCATGCGTATACAGAATGTGGGGTGAGCGCTTGTTTGCATAGTTTTCTTTtagttcatttaaaaattttgactagttaattttatattaatataatcttTTACCTTTGCAGTGATTTTCAGCAATTTCCGCTGAGTCCTATACCGAGCATGTCGAATTTGGTTGTTGACGTGCAACCGCAAAGAAGTATTCTATTGCGCGGCACTTCCTTAGTGGGTGCTTCATATCTGAATACCTCACTCAGTCCGGCGGATATAAAAGGCTATGCGCAGCTGCGTTCATTGCGAAAATATTGCCGACCAATGGTCTCTGAGTCGGCGACAGACGTTTACGATATTATCGATCGCATTGAGTTTCTCTCACTTGGCTCCTCGGTAATGCGTCCACGCAAATCTTCCTTTGGTGAATCGCAGCGTCGCATGAAAGTGCGCAGCTTGGATCGGCAATCTTCGTTGCGTATACCGTaagttatagaaaaatatatatatacatacatatatacaatatggtTATTTACAGGCGTCTCGACTTTGAGGAACTGCAGCAGGTACCATTGCCAACACTGGCGGCACCAAAGTTTCTAGCACAAAACGATTTGAAAGGCCCTTGCTATGCAGGTAAATTAAGGagactatttttaaaaaatatatgtactatattacTCCGATCCGTCTATCTTTTTAACCCCGATTAGTATATATTAACTATTCGGTGCCGAACGCTTTTAACGCTTCCttagttgtttattttatttattaattttatttattgacatcTTGAAACTAATTCCAACTATAACTTGCAGGTATTTGTCTTCCGAAGAATCTGCTTGATCTCTTCCCGACTCGCAATGTGACATGCACTTACGTCTCACGCGACATACAAGATCAGGATTTGATGGATATAAATTTGCTAACCGCGAATCAACAGTTCCTGAACGATTCTCTTAACAATGAATGTGGTGACGAGTCTTCGGTTATATCATCGCTTTCGGACGTGTCATCGGTTAGTAAGCGTTCAAAATGGCTCGGCGCTAAGCACGGGCGCAACAATTGTCTCCACTGTTCACGTGCGCGACGCAATCGCACGCATACACAACGCCTCGATAGTGATGCAGCCGCCGCGAGTGCCGCACTTACCGCCGGCAATGAGCTTTATACCAGCAGTGGTACATTAGTTGGCGCCACAACAACTACACACGCCGTCACGCGTAAGATCAATAAACAGCCACCAGCCGCACAACAACTGCCAAGCATACAACAACAGTCGTCGAAGTCACAAGCGCCACAGCAAAACGCGCAAAGCACCTCCACCATACAGCTGTCGGACATCTCGTTCAATTCGCCGGAGAGTATACTGAGCGAGGAGAGCATGCCCGATCGCCTGACCGCCAACATATTGTTCAACGTGCAACGTTTGGCAAATCCGGTCAGTGCGCGGCTGACGAAGAAGGCATTGCTGGAGCTGAAGCAGAAGCATCCAGCGGCCTTTCAAGACATTTGTCTCTATGCCGAGGTGTGTAAAACATTGGGACGCAGCAGTTATCGCATGAATGCGCGCCGATTTCTACAGGAACTCTTTCTCGACTTGAATTTCGACTCGTTCTATGCTGAGCCCTCAGACATATTATTGAAAAAGGAGAAGTATATGGATTTCGAGCGTGATCGCAGCGAGGTGGAGCGCCTGCATGAGCTGAGCGGTAGCTCGCGTGGTGCTAAAGGTAAGAGTGGTGCTTCCGCTGCTATTGCTGGTGCTATTGGTGGACACGGTGGTGAAGTAAGTGGCAGCACTACGAAGGTATTAACAACACAAACGTTAGGCGGCTTGGGTTACATGGCAACACACAAGGCGGTGACGCATCTCAGCGGGAAGCTGCAACCACTGGCGAGTGTTTACGAAGCCAGCTGTGAGAACCTGCTGCAGGA
This genomic interval carries:
- the Rictor_0 gene encoding rapamycin-insensitive companion of mTOR isoform X2; the encoded protein is MASIWRYPNRTKYRAKVPQDHEDYYRLDPSKYNIENAYDIYRALCCRNTSDTKLLFLLNGLATLCKQQQSEQHNPKNYLGFNTEELLYCLSVSLIHTFTQVRAAALRTIRYVLVTPRDVKIFNSMQLQHLVCRSIDVLLKNDDERVQALKLIRKMLAISPADINPVLVRCLVSLADSGIEDGDNMLRACLATLCEFAVLNPVLLIVCGGVTAITRNVLECHNPRIAESLCGVLLYLLEWPQTRNISGVRLDCLAAPYCDFTYRLGIMNKNKDARELRYTSCRLALLSVLRSWTGTIEFCNPSKPSGLKAIVDTLYLNQMEVRKAILDLLYELLNVPQPPWTDDYTIALQTVDPSDFQDAWLLSNGFVAMEGRFILPSLAARAPNVCEQHLSLLLYCFLETGLLNALVEVIRSSDTHLSVRATVLVGKILHLMHTHLPADICSTSPALPTLISHATQGNQNATAAISALQNYQKMLRNRPASCSLFLDSIIQGGSLIQTRLFRREINAQDHARSFSGNALQSPPVTGQLGTLGIAAGGGLITGNRQRLDSVSSSDESNTQSSSSRRASFRFKRKLLPFFENQRVSKLIRDSNVLSSPDDSGWDWDIIITILRSNIMRRIDDTVNNFLKSLLDYYKPSKNRFSHQDLGQPGRTMPAFVIAGLDFIDWLLANPMMESIRILTDYFSDISKQLLAVSTSNRAHDCLFSPQHMSSTMCQQYFLYIGRMCRAHNGIRILTDTAVFEHLINLVRNTDHVCYVKLTVSALDYSLESVTPLESVTRKVLERALTAAKVRSGRLYATQFLTVLLRARLHNFEVWGIPLIIQQTKDPDRSVVLAALDVLEEACHEKYYLEEIVSLWPDLKSLGDGGRLIMARYYSLSRGLNRLQARIQEEIEYWKNGYNKRYVLLVEANTHSSLTLHIRNEDGHYSRRNCNTRPIIIPPNIPPHLYGQMVQTAQGTTALRKYGDLPHLVDVISRGKCSDDAECLELKSAIWAVGHASTHSNGIEYFVESGSRIYEKLVILATKCVVYSIRATCFNVLGLIGGTNDGANILYKLNWLSVRHDRNTDWPVHQPEDWMSNNYTPVRHHYEDMPPYNYTGIDDQIDGSYTGSYWNLLLSSSSTTGHDGGAASASSEAPDANTTADSSKTCDDIAMAKPPQPQHQQTLQQTVSAKSKTLPESTYMRHGKHQRSLSESKTTDVISLISGTAIGAMGVPHPAHRIRYNSCTDSNTSGVSSCESVTMRIQNVGDFQQFPLSPIPSMSNLVVDVQPQRSILLRGTSLVGASYLNTSLSPADIKGYAQLRSLRKYCRPMVSESATDVYDIIDRIEFLSLGSSVMRPRKSSFGESQRRMKVRSLDRQSSLRIPRLDFEELQQVPLPTLAAPKFLAQNDLKGPCYAGICLPKNLLDLFPTRNVTCTYVSRDIQDQDLMDINLLTANQQFLNDSLNNECGDESSVISSLSDVSSVSKRSKWLGAKHGRNNCLHCSRARRNRTHTQRLDSDAAAASAALTAGNELYTSSGTLVGATTTTHAVTRKINKQPPAAQQLPSIQQQSSKSQAPQQNAQSTSTIQLSDISFNSPESILSEESMPDRLTANILFNVQRLANPVSARLTKKALLELKQKHPAAFQDICLYAEVCKTLGRSSYRMNARRFLQELFLDLNFDSFYAEPSDILLKKEKYMDFERDRSEVERLHELSGSSRGAKGKSGASAAIAGAIGGHGGEVSGSTTKVLTTQTLGGLGYMATHKAVTHLSGKLQPLASVYEASCENLLQDGTTKAEINVKTKLRGDNNHEDKMDARAKARALGNTSASVSVTSSLGREVRNELRITSDSDESDYEDTNRSTQWIAAPSVLTNDDVDEVDGIAIQRCSITPASSTTAAFSCNTTGTNTASSQPLISSSNCSSEQTTNSSNRSSICTISRQPTMASGFSDNNMEHISMSNNNNNNNTNVNVNTSCSSTNLNANISTSMSSGSVGVGTSMGTSSCAVSVGGANNTGGASLIENQNKKS
- the Rictor_0 gene encoding uncharacterized protein Rictor_0 isoform X1, which produces MASIWRYPNRTKYRAKVPQDHEDYYRLDPSKYNIENAYDIYRALCCRNTSDTKLLFLLNGLATLCKQQQSEQHNPKNYLGFNTEELLYCLSVSLIHTFTQVRAAALRTIRYVLVTPRDVKIFNSMQLQHLVCRSIDVLLKNDDERVQALKLIRKMLAISPADINPVLVRCLVSLADSGIEDGDNMLRACLATLCEFAVLNPVLLIVCGGVTAITRNVLECHNPRIAESLCGVLLYLLEWPQTRNISGVRLDCLAAPYCDFTYRLGIMNKNKDARELRYTSCRLALLSVLRSWTGTIEFCNPSKPSGLKAIVDTLYLNQMEVRKAILDLLYELLNVPQPPWTDDYTIALQTVDPSDFQDAWLLSNGFVAMEGRFILPSLAARAPNVCEQHLSLLLYCFLETGLLNALVEVIRSSDTHLSVRATVLVGKILHLMHTHLPADICSTSPALPTLISHATQGNQNATAAISALQNYQKMLRNRPASCSLFLDSIIQGGSLIQTRLFRREINAQDHARSFSGNALQSPPVTGQLGTLGIAAGGGLITGNRQRLDSVSSSDESNTQSSSSRRASFRFKRKLLPFFENQRVSKLIRDSNVLSSPDDSGWDWDIIITILRSNIMRRIDDTVNNFLKSLLDYYKPSKNRFSHQDLGQPGRTMPAFVIAGLDFIDWLLANPMMESIRILTDYFSDISKQLLAVSTSNRAHDCLFSPQHMSSTMCQQYFLYIGRMCRAHNGIRILTDTAVFEHLINLVRNTDHVCYVKLTVSALDYSLESVTPLESVTRKVLERALTAAKVRSGRLYATQFLTVLLRARLHNFEVWGIPLIIQQTKDPDRSVVLAALDVLEEACHEKYYLEEIVSLWPDLKSLGDGGRLIMARYYSLSRGLNRLQARIQEEIEYWKNGYNKRYVLLVEANTHSSLTLHIRNEDGHYSRRNCNTRPIIIPPNIPPHLYGQMVQTAQGTTALRKYGDLPHLVDVISRGKCSDDAECLELKSAIWAVGHASTHSNGIEYFVESGSRIYEKLVILATKCVVYSIRATCFNVLGLIGGTNDGANILYKLNWLSVRHDRNTDWPVHQPEDWMSNNYTPVRHHYEDMPPYNYTGIDDQIDGSYTGSYWNLLLSSSSTTGHDGGAASASSEAPDANTTADSSKTCDDIAMAKPPQPQHQQTLQQTVSAKSKTLPESTYMRHGKHQRSLSESKTTDVISLISGTAIGAMGVPHPAHRIRYNSCTDSNTSGVSSCESVTMRIQNVGDFQQFPLSPIPSMSNLVVDVQPQRSILLRGTSLVGASYLNTSLSPADIKGYAQLRSLRKYCRPMVSESATDVYDIIDRIEFLSLGSSVMRPRKSSFGESQRRMKVRSLDRQSSLRIPRLDFEELQQVPLPTLAAPKFLAQNDLKGPCYAGICLPKNLLDLFPTRNVTCTYVSRDIQDQDLMDINLLTANQQFLNDSLNNECGDESSVISSLSDVSSVSKRSKWLGAKHGRNNCLHCSRARRNRTHTQRLDSDAAAASAALTAGNELYTSSGTLVGATTTTHAVTRKINKQPPAAQQLPSIQQQSSKSQAPQQNAQSTSTIQLSDISFNSPESILSEESMPDRLTANILFNVQRLANPVSARLTKKALLELKQKHPAAFQDICLYAEVCKTLGRSSYRMNARRFLQELFLDLNFDSFYAEPSDILLKKEKYMDFERDRSEVERLHELSGSSRGAKGKSGASAAIAGAIGGHGGEVSGSTTKVLTTQTLGGLGYMATHKAVTHLSGKLQPLASVYEASCENLLQDGTTKAEINVKTKLRGDNNHEDKMDARAKARALGNTSASVSVTSSLGREVRNELRITSDSDESDYEDTNRSTQWIAAPSVLTNDDVDEVDGIAIQRCSITPASSTTAAFSCNTTGTNTASSQPLISSSNCSSEQTTNSSNRSSICTISRQPTMASGFSDNNMEHISMSNNNNNNNTNVNVNTSCSSTNLNANISTSMSSGSVGVGTSMGTSSCAVSVGGANNTGGASLIENQNKKYTRGRFYTLELDLSCTKNKFPITDRSRNNANWKTESAVAGAATAAAAATTSSATNIDAAILRRSSYAPGVGENGGPLTVGAIKQSPNSLTTTNTETTATSSSNTNFHYRVPIMRQSYTAGIMPQMQYIHTEGGGGDSNRISTTNTTNSNNSTAPVLDPLSAKHNVTACNQPSTSATSSVNTLTITKSLAASLAKPIGSLYCEKRLQALKMDTKATDT